The DNA sequence tcctttgcaattgttcttgttggatctaggaaggcattgagatctagacttggttttctagtctcttgggtcctgagatctgaattccaattttacatcctctgtttactgcttttcatgctcatttacttttctgttttagatccgattcaatccaagtcttcttctatttctctgcttgttgcaattttacatttccttgtttaatttctgcaaatccaactccccattccctttacaattcaagccatttacatttcttgcactttaagattttgtaatttacatttcttgcgttctaagtttctgccatttaatttcttgttctttaagattcagcactttaattcctgttctctttaatttcatgtcaattacccattccctttactttctatgcaatttaaattctgcaaatcacaaatctctcaaccaaatcttgattcacttgactaaatcaaccactaaactaaaattgctcaatccttcaatccctgtgggatcgacctcactcccgtgagttattattacttgatgcgacccggtgcacttgccagttaagtttgggtgttttggagaaattcgtttttccgcgaaaatatcctatcaagaacttatttatttttaaccaagtaggtagaaatattttgcatgtagttgcattcatatagataggattgcattccatacatcctaccattcctcttcatctttatagcttctcttgagcttagcatgaggacatgctagtatttaagtgtggggaggctgataaaccactattttatagtttatattgtgctcaattgagtggtttgtatctactctttacccacttattcatcctatttgcatggttttacatttgccttcctaattatgtgctttgattgaaaatatgcttctttgatcttatatttgtttattattaatcttctcttattaccattagatgccttgatatgtgtgttaagtgttttcaaatattataaggcaggaatggcttggaggatgggaagaaagcatgcaaaagtggaaggaatgcaagaaattggagaaattgctaagttgtccagcctgacctctctgcactcaaacggctataactttagctacagaggtccaaacgacgcggttccagttgcgttggaaatctaacgtccggggcttcgatttaatatataatatgctatagttcccctgacgctaggtgatgcgatcgcgtgatctatgcggccgcgtcatagtgacggaaatcagcgcagTTGAATTCGAAactagcgaattctggactgtttttgacccagtttgtggcctagaaaacacagattagaggctataaagtgggagaatgcatccattcatggagaggctctcacattcacaattttaggagtagatgtagtttttagagagagaggttctctcctctctcttaggattaggatttaggatttctcttagttttaggagtgcctctaaatcccaggttcaatgttcctttaatttatgtttctcttttattttgatacttttatttgcatttgatttatgttgcccaattggcttatgaacttttcatgattaagatttgaatgttctatttattataattcgaggtatttcagattcaagatttctttcttttatttatgttactgttgcttcccatctgaaggcatttttattccggcaaatttacttttcctcttttggtcttggttaaggaatcagtaactcaggagttatccaactcaatagcataattgttatcttgccaattggcttgaacttcaataatcccaatcttttcttaggaaataaataggattcgaagatcaaaccaatttgtcccttgatcttcctttgctttagtaaaggttaactaagtgaaattaagattcaattttcattactattgataaggataattaatttggaattccaatttctcataccttgccaagagattttattattattattattttattttacttgtcatataacatattccctctttacttccaaaaccccaatttacaatccccataaccaataataagaacatacctccctgcaattccttgagaagacgacccgaggtttaaatactcggttatcaattttaaaggggtttgttacttgtgacaaccaaaacgtttgtacgaagggatttttgtcggtttagagactatatctacaacgcgactgtttttatgacattctttactggcaaaaatcctaacgtcagggatcaataaataaaagtctcatagggtgcaatcaagtgagtattccagggcatgGTAAAGTTCTGAAAGCcaatgaaggaatgaacctaagttgctatgcatgaaagcccataaaaccaaggacatgacttccacaataatgactcatttctcttgtcattttattcatcattctcatgtttcagtacttgcttagggacaagcaagctttaagtttgttgttgtgatgccaaggaattttggccagtttcactgaccttttctttactgttttagggtagtttcatgtattttcttagtaaataagcaagttttgggtataTAATCACTTACATATTGAtttaagcaaacattgtgaattttatgtgatcttatgagaattatgcatgaattgaatgacaaattggataatgcatgtctcataacttggattagagctttgatgcactttatttgcttgatttcaggacaaaagaagcaaggaagagccacgttagcagccacgttaatctaattaacgggaccactaacgtggaatgggaataaacttgcaacgttaatgagaaaagtgattgtcaATAACGCCTTCAAAACCATCatggcccacgttaattgccacgttaactacgttaacgtggtagttaacatggagagaaagggagctccagcgttagtggtaaaagtgaataccactaacgctccaaattggcaattagccacgttaagagtcacgttaactcagttaacgtgaactctaacgaggaaagggaagacaatgccaacgttagtgacactcacctttgtcactaacgttggactaagcccaattgGCCGCGTTAAGAGTTACGTCAACTacattaacatgaactctaacgtgggaggagcaaggaatcgccaacgttagtgacactcacctttgacactaacgttggactaagccactatgagccacgttagttgccacgttaattgtattaacgtggaagctaacgtggaggaaagaatttatgagccaatgttagtgacactcacctttgtcactaacattggagatggcaatcaccaccacgttaatggccacgttaagacaattaacgtggggcactaacgtgagaaggggcgtttggagcgttagtgacaaaggtaagtgtcactaatgctctcgagaCTAAGGCATGCCCACATTAAGAGCCActttagttatactaacgtggactctaacgtgagaaaaagagggctaagagcaacgttattggcaaaggtaaatgccaataacgcttgcgatggaccaagaggcaacgttagtggtcacattagtgccactaatgttgaagttaacgtgaaccatcttgggctaggaacgttagtgaaaaaggtgattgtcactaatgttctcgaacccacattttcactgaacgttaacgccactaacgtcctagctaaagtacatgcctacttcacactttctctgcaagtaaagctgagcccactgaagattccaaactgcttcaactcaagatccaaaggcccatctccaaagacttgaagagctaactagaagatcagaagagtagtatatataggagtagtttttgAACTAGAGAAAGAGAGCGGGGGAAAAAGGGGGCATTAGGAGAAtcactctctgtataattttactctCTCTgcacttttagttttactttgagaatgtattttccatctttgctttccattcccagagctatgaacaactaaacccctttcattgggttagggagctctgttgtaatttgatggatcgataatagttttcattattcttcttctttcttttctcttgattttactagaaagcttttaatcttcatccaattgggtagttgtcttggaaaagaagctattcatacttggatctcttcgaaaccttggaagaggaatgaagagatcatgctagaaatgttttctcatgttggaccgtattggggtttggatggatatagtgacatataatcctaccaacactttgatttgggaatacatgtggtataattagtgaccacacatcatctcttctcatgagcaattagaccaaggaattggctattgatcaagatttgagagattgaattaccaaggaattggaattcaatcacttaagatttccaaggagatcaatgaattcgttgattgaggaagagatgaaaatgaacttgatccggagaatacaacatctcctgagcccaatgaactccccacttctgatcttacccattctctttactttctgccatttacttttatgttcatttccctaaattcccatttaagattctgcaatttactttctgccatttacattttgcTCTTTAATTCCAGTATTTACACTtcctgttattttctttcctgCCATTTAGTTTCCTGcaaattctcaaatcaaattctacttagctcaactagaacattcctccaattaaagttgcttgaccaatcaatccctgtgggattcgacctcactctattgtgagtttttacttgacgacaattcggtatacttgccgagggaaaattgttgagagacaagtttccgtgcatcacttataatttaatatatcttAATTTATAAAGATACATACTTTTTGAAGTTTTAATGtttatgtaataaattttagaaataatttttacaagttataatttatttttttatctgcatatttaatttttaagaatatttttttaattttttatttataaatagattattttttactttaatatatatgatgaatatttaatttaattattttatattattgtataaatataattaatatgatcttatttctattattttaggATCAATAAtgtttttatgaatatttttattgtataattcacttctacaaaaaataataaaatttgatttataaaggTTCAAATTTGAGCGCTTACTATGGTTAAgttcaaatttcaatttattttgccatattatataaatattaaattctttaaGTAAACACTTATTTGATTATGATATGATATTATATAAGACTTTCATATTGACAATTAAACTTCGGTGGCTACACAATTGTTACATTTTAGGTAATtgtacattttttattatttttgaaagttattgtatatttttaagatcatttaattatgtttatttttctaaaagtatTGTCATTATTGTAGAATAACTAATGTTCGTTTGTGATAGtctaaaattgagaaaataaaaaatgcaagaTACTAATATTCTGAGTTTTCGAAGTATAAATCTTGAAGGAAATATATATGATTGTAATTAATGATAATAATTGAAagcctttattttatttcaatttttcagACCACATATGCCTTACTTAATTGTTATCTCTTATTGATTGCTATTTTTTTGTACACttaattgtcattaatttatatgaattaaaattgataacttaaaaaaatagatacgtgtctaaaaaataaataaaaatatatttttcttttattaaaatatctGTGTCGCTTTAGCTTTTTTTCTGTATTATGTTTTAcacttttattataattaagaGTTTTACAGATACAACAAACTAATTATTAcactattaaatatattatttgagGTAAATTATTAAATGTAAATTAGTAAAGAATATATAATACTTAGTTAATTATCATAATCACACTTAAacgtatttaaattatttttatataataaaaatgatatgcttcaaaaaatatttgtatatagtTTACTAACAAATATGAGATATTATTTAccatcattttatttttaataaaaaatatcattgtaTTAAAGTGATGCATTTTAAAGGTGTATAGATgggatttttgttaaaaaaacatTTACAAAATAACAAATgctattttgttttagttttattcttaacatttagttttaattttatatttagaattttaatGTTTCAATTATACCACTAAAATAAATagcattaattataactaatcaattatattatttaatttgaccaaaaaaaaatattaaattatttaataaataataaataaataaatatatatattgattaataATTCACTACTAGAAATAAGGTTTTTTCGGACGAAAATTTCAAACGAATTTTAATCCGTCTGAATGACTTTTTCATTTCGGACAAATTTGAGACAAATGTTGAACAATTTTTAATGGAGACATTTGAATAATATATTCTATCctaaatttgtctaaattttgtcccaaattttggcgccaaattttttttagatGGCGCCAAAATTTTCATACAGATTAGCAACAAATTTTGGACAAAAACTATAATTCGTCCGTATTCCATCTGAATATGCGCAATAACTTTAGACGGATTTGGGAcgcattttgaaaaatattaattctatcccaaatttgtctataattagtCTTAAATGCTTTTACTATAACTAACCCTTGGAAGTAGACAAAATTTTTCCCACAAATTTGGGACGAAAATAGCATCATTTGTAAATTTTGTTTGAAAGTTCATCAATTTTCAAAcagatttcaaatatttattgaaaacttttaaaatttagtataaaaatattatttatattttaaattagtccaTGATTTGtcctaaatatttttactattctaaaataaagtttcttttcctaaaataaccttaattatatataacttataaaaagGTACAGTTTTTGTTTGCACCTTTCAATTCCAAAATCTCTTgatcaaaatatgaaataatcATCATACCAATTAacatcttatttattattatacatatttttaaaaattggatTAATAGATAGTTAGCGCTTATTTATGCAggctttttttatataaataaataaataaaatatattaattcccATAATACGCATGCAGAAAGCTTTACAAAAATGCGCAAGGCCATTGTTCGCAAAGCACCCGCGAAATGAATTTAGTCGTCATCTCAGGAGGGGCGCACGCCAATTGAAACTTCTGGTGGGGAAGTCATTTTGTGCCTGACGCCAACAAAATGGGTACTTCTGGTGGGGCTACCATGAAATTTAGttggtttattttttaaatatattttttaatattttaaaaataaaattatattttcattaAATGTATGTTTTTGATTATTTAATTGTTTattaagttaataatttatttttatataatatcaaatatgaaataaattacaatcttaaaataattaattgaatcatTATAGATCAAccattaaaataaaatactagtAAATTAATCTATTATTCATCATAACTCTTTTAATTCAGGTAGTACTACTcagtactaaataaaaaaaatttaacaaatatactTATTCATTCCAAAATTTTAGAACTAAAttgactatatttttattagttttttttcctatcattgtatattatatttgacttttttttagtTAAACTTGAGAGACtctatcttcttattttttttatatactctattttcttatttttttattcttttatttttattatatttaatattaaatttcttATACAAATTGTTATATACcatcttatatttaattttgattttttttagttacctcatattattttttaatttattcttttaattatttacgttataatcattcaaaatttaattttttaacaaatttaagataaagtgtatctaaaagaattacatatataaaaatcttaaaaataaattagaggagtgctaggggtccagcaaattttgtgatttgtagccatcagtagtgtttttaatggtgtgagattacatctaatggtggagaattactcattttttattatggttaaattgctggccaaattttaataaaagtgctggcccctagactttctcAATAAATTATATCCAATCTtctaaaaaatagtcaaaataaaatacaataaaaaaatcacgtaaaataaaaaagtcatatactttttcataacattaaggtatattaaaaatttaaaaaaaaatacaaataaatacatTTCTTAGTGGACTTTTTCATACTATTCATTTTGATCTTCATCCTCATTGTTCTCGTCGTCGTCGTTCTCGTCCTCGTTCTCATCCTCATCCATGTCTTCGTCCTCATCCCCAAGtagctcatcatcatcatcatcatcatcatcatcattatcttcttcttcttcttcttcttcttcttcttcatatctTGTACTATTAGTATCCAGTAAATCAACAATAATGTCAATATCATTTGAGATATGATTGTTAGATTGATTTGTGTCATCTTCTTGATATGCAAAATCCTCcgttgtttcaatctcaatctcacCTCTTGCTTTAGTCTTGAATATAAACCACCATTCTGCTTTTTCTCTGGTGTTGCTCATTGGATGAGGTGCAAAATATACTTGAATTGCTTTATGTGCAATGATAAACGGATCATATTTAACATATCGTCGATTCTTTCGAATCTGTATGATTCCATACTCTTTGTTTACTTTTGTTCCTTTGCCGATCGTGGGATCAAACCATTCACATTTAAATAGTACAACTCTTTTTAGTGGTAGCCCAGTATACTCAACTTGAATAATTTCATCAAGCTGGCCATAGAAGTCATTTTCATATTCACCATAACCTGTGCCTTTGACACATATTCCATAATTCTGAGTTGACTTTCCACTCGAGTGAGATCTTGTGTGAAACTTGAAGCCATTGACTTTGTAGATAGGCCAACATTTAACAATTCTCAAAGGACCCCATGCCAAAGAATGAATATTCGAATCTGTCACATTATTTAAAGGATCATGAACCTGTATTAAATAAGAACCAATAAGTTAGAATATAATATGTCATCTACCAAAAAATGTGTGTACAATAAGATTATCAAATCATGTTGACTTACATAATTTTTAAACCATTCTGCAAAATCCGCTTCAATAAATTGATCAACTTGTTCATCACTTAAAGTAATATGATCTTGGCGTATGAAGTCCACAAAGATCCTATAGTACataaatttcaaataaattaaaattattaatatcagaaaatattattaatagtaaGAATATATATAGGAAGATAAATACTCACTCAATATATGGCTTAATTTCATCACAGTTTATTAGTATATGATTCATGGCTGCACTGAATTCTTTGTCATCTAAATAACGAGTTTTGCATTCATCAGCCAAACAACCAGGCAAATTAAAAATAGACAAATTTTGCTCAATTGAATCATCACTTTCATCATTTTGCTTTGCGTTGATGCTAGTTTGGTTAAAATAGTACTCACAAAAGTGAGAAATCTCCTCAATTAGGTATGATTCAACGATAGATCCTTCaacatgtgctttgttcttgacctTTTTCTTAAGATGATGGAGAAACCTATCATGAAAAAATtcataacaaaaatcaaataaaaaataattggcTTCATAAAACAGTAAAAAGAAATTTGAGAATAAATATAGAGGTGTGACTAAGGTACCTCTCAAAAGGATACATCCATCTATATTGCACAGGACCACCGAGCAATGCTTCGAATGGCAAATGAATAGGTAGATGTTCCATTGAGTCAAAAAATCCAGGAGGAAAAATACGTTCTAATTTGCATAGCACAATTGGAATATTTTCTTCAAGCTTATTGAGAACATCTTCTCGTAACGATGTTGAGCATAAATCTCGAAAAAATTGACTTAACTCTGTTATTGGCTTCCATATCTGCTCTGGCAATGAACTAAAAGCGATTGGGAGTAAACGTTCCATAAATATATGACAATCATGACTTTTCATTCCATATAACTTGCCCTCTTTCATGTCAACACATCTCCCTAAATTTGAAACATATCCATCAGGCATCCTTAACTCTTTCACCCATTCACATATTGCCCTCTTTTGCTGGAGGGTAAATGTGTAGTTTGCTTTGGGTTTTATAATTTTACCTCCACTTTGTACTGGCAGTTCTAAACTTTTTCGCTTGCAGTATAATGACAGATCCATTCTAGCCTTTGCATTATCTTTAGTCTTCTCTTTAATGTCCATGACAGTATTGAATATATTATCAAATACATTCTTCTCAATATGCATTACATCAAGGTTATGACGGATTAAATTATGACGCCAATAAGGCAAATCccaaaatatgcttcttttggtCCAATTATGCATACTTCCATATCCTTCTATCTCAAGTTGCTCAACATCACTTATCTTATCATAATTCTGAACTATATCCCATATTTGCTCTCCAGTCAATCTTGGCGGAGGTTCTGATCTTTCAATTCTATTCTTATAGAATGCATCCTTGTTTCTTCTAAACATGTGATTATCTGGCAAGAATTGTCTGTGGCAATCAAACCATGATGGCTTTCCCCCATTTTTTAATTGGAATGCCTTTGTTCGTTCCATACAGTATGGGCATGCTAGCC is a window from the Arachis hypogaea cultivar Tifrunner chromosome 17, arahy.Tifrunner.gnm2.J5K5, whole genome shotgun sequence genome containing:
- the LOC112766671 gene encoding uncharacterized protein isoform X2, which gives rise to MEIPEQRKWMYNRNLPNRGGLRQEFVNGVRHFIDTVKKQPQFVLEGGVLRCPCNKHKNKIFLTPDEVLLDLYKYGFMPRYWCWDSHGESPLHLNVDHDNQEGTCSSPHANVPIRNSYESMVVDAAGPELMSQFEEHMEEPPNAEAKKFYDLLQSAQRPLFEGCMDHSELSMAVKMLSIKAKGNVSQQIFDDFVKAMKEVMPKDNLLVSSFYEAKKLVSKLGMESNKIDCCINGCMLYYKEDDIPRKECKFCHSPRYKIGKKGKSVPLKRMHYLPLIPRLRRLYASMNTAPHMRCHFDHEFKGVIEHPSDSKAWKYFDRKHPQFSQEPRNVRLGLCADGFTPFGQSGKQYSCWPIIVTPYNLPPSMCMKTPYMFLSMIIPGPRNPKTRIDVYLQPLIDELKLLWEDGVLTYDIHSKSNFVMRAALLWTINDFPAYGMLSGWMIAGRLACPYCMERTKAFQLKNGGKPSWFDCHRQFLPDNHMFRRNKDAFYKNRIERSEPPPRLTGEQIWDIVQNYDKISDVEQLEIEGYGSMHNWTKRSIFWDLPYWRHNLIRHNLDVMHIEKNVFDNIFNTVMDIKEKTKDNAKARMDLSLYCKRKSLELPVQSGGKIIKPKANYTFTLQQKRAICEWVKELRMPDGYVSNLGRCVDMKEGKLYGMKSHDCHIFMERLLPIAFSSLPEQIWKPITELSQFFRDLCSTSLREDVLNKLEENIPIVLCKLERIFPPGFFDSMEHLPIHLPFEALLGGPVQYRWMYPFERFLHHLKKKVKNKAHVEGSIVESYLIEEISHFYDKEFSAAMNHILINCDEIKPYIEIFVDFIRQDHITLSDEQVDQFIEADFAEWFKNYVHDPLNNVTDSNIHSLAWGPLRIVKCWPIYKVNGFKFHTRSHSSGKSTQNYGICVKGTGYGEYENDFYGQLDEIIQVEYTGLPLKRVVLFKCEWFDPTIGKGTKVNKEYGIIQIRKNRRYVKYDPFIIAHKAIQVYFAPHPMSNTREKAEWWFIFKTKARGEIEIETTEDFAYQEDDTNQSNNHISNDIDIIVDLLDTNSTRYEEEEEEEEEEDNDDDDDDDDDELLGDEDEDMDEDENEDENDDDENNEDEDQNE
- the LOC112766671 gene encoding uncharacterized protein isoform X1, producing MEIPEQRKWMYNRNLPNRGGLRQEFVNGVRHFIDTVKKQPQFVLEGGVLRCPCNKHKNKIFLTPDEVLLDLYKYGFMPRYWCWDSHGESPLHLNVDHDNQEGTCSSPHANVPIRNSYESMVVDAAGPELMSQFEEHMEEPPNAEAKKFYDLLQSAQRPLFEGCMDHSELSMAVKMLSIKAKGNVSQQIFDDFVKAMKEVMPKDNLLVSSFYEAKKLVSKLGMESNKIDCCINGCMLYYKEDDIPRKECKFCHSPRYKIGKKGKSVPLKRMHYLPLIPRLRRLYASMNTAPHMRCHFDHEFKGVIEHPSDSKAWKYFDRKHPQFSQEPRNVRLGLCADGFTPFGQSGKQYSCWPIIVTPYNLPPSMCMKTPYMFLSMIIPGPRNPKTRIDVYLQPLIDELKLLWEDGVLTYDIHSKSNFVMRAALLWTINDFPAYGMLSGWMIAGRLACPYCMERTKAFQLKNGGKPSWFDCHRQFLPDNHMFRRNKDAFYKNRIERSEPPPRLTGEQIWDIVQNYDKISDVEQLEIEGYGSMHNWTKRSIFWDLPYWRHNLIRHNLDVMHIEKNVFDNIFNTVMDIKEKTKDNAKARMDLSLYCKRKSLELPVQSGGKIIKPKANYTFTLQQKRAICEWVKELRMPDGYVSNLGRCVDMKEGKLYGMKSHDCHIFMERLLPIAFSSLPEQIWKPITELSQFFRDLCSTSLREDVLNKLEENIPIVLCKLERIFPPGFFDSMEHLPIHLPFEALLGGPVQYRWMYPFERFLHHLKKKVKNKAHVEGSIVESYLIEEISHFCEYYFNQTSINAKQNDESDDSIEQNLSIFNLPGCLADECKTRYLDDKEFSAAMNHILINCDEIKPYIEIFVDFIRQDHITLSDEQVDQFIEADFAEWFKNYVHDPLNNVTDSNIHSLAWGPLRIVKCWPIYKVNGFKFHTRSHSSGKSTQNYGICVKGTGYGEYENDFYGQLDEIIQVEYTGLPLKRVVLFKCEWFDPTIGKGTKVNKEYGIIQIRKNRRYVKYDPFIIAHKAIQVYFAPHPMSNTREKAEWWFIFKTKARGEIEIETTEDFAYQEDDTNQSNNHISNDIDIIVDLLDTNSTRYEEEEEEEEEEDNDDDDDDDDDELLGDEDEDMDEDENEDENDDDENNEDEDQNE